CTACTCAAATCTGGTTCGAGGGCTCATCAACCCGACCGCTCCCGGCGCTGGTCTCGCAACTGCGGGCAGTCCAAGCCTGGCTCTCGGTCCGGCCACGGGCGCACCGGGCGATATCGTCTCGCTCGGAAACGGCGGCACGATCACCCTGGGATTCAACGGCAGTATCTCGGACGGGCCCGGTGCGGACTTCGCGATCTTCGAGAACGGCTTCGAGTATCAGGGCGATATCTTCGGAGAACTCGCCTTCGTCGAAGTCTCGAGCGACGGATTGAATTTCGCGATGTTCGGCTCGATATCGCTCAATAGCGGGCCGCTCGGGGACTTCGATCCTGTCGACGTGACCAATGTGCACAACCTGGCGGGTCAGTTCGTCGCCGGATTCGGCTCTCCTTTCGATTTGAGTGATCTGTCGGGAGATCCACTCGTGCTCGCAGGCCAGCTCGATCTGTCCGATGTGCGTTACGTGCGCTTGACCGACGTCGTGGGCGATGGCTCGACGATCGACTCCGCGGGAAACCCGATCTACGATCCCTTTCCGACCGTCTTTTCCAGCTCGGGCTTCGACCTGGAAGCCGTCGGTGTGATCAATAGGGTGGACCTGCCCGAACCCTCGATCTGGCTCCTGCTCGCAACGAGTGCCCTGGTGGGACTCACTCGGCGACGCTAGTCAGGATTCTTCACCACGTGCGAGTGCGCACTAGATCACACCCTGATCGCGCAACTCCGCAAGCTCGTCTGCGCCAACGCCGAGTTCCTCCAGGATCTCGGCACCGTGCGCGCCGAGCGCGGGAGCGGCGCTGCGCACACGCGTAGGCGTACGAGAGAACTTCGCGGCCGGCCCGACGATCGGCGCGGGCGTGCCTTCTTCGAGTACGACCGTCTGCAACATATCGCGTTCGCGCACATGCGCATCGGCGACGGCTTCTTGATACGAACGGACCGCCGAAACGGGCAGACGATGGCCGAGGAAATTCTCCACGATCTCGTCCTGTTCGCGATCCGCGAAATAGGCAGCCATGATCGCGTTGAGTTGCTCGCGGCGATCGACCCGGGCAGCGGTCGTCGCATAGTCGGGATGATCGGCCAGTTCCGGTCGGTCGATCAGAGGTGCCAGAATCTTCCAGTGCGCGTCCAGCAACACACCGGCCATCACGTAGCCATCGCTACAGCGATACACACCCGCCGGTGCGGCGACGGTGAACTGACTGCCCATGCGAGGCAGATTGGCGCCCATGGCAGCGAGCGTCGGGAAGCCGTTGGACTGAAAGAGCAGAGCGTCCTGTAGCGCGACATCGATGTATTGCCCCTCGCCCTCTCTGTCTCGATGGCGCAACGCCGCGAGTGAGGCGATCGCCGCGTGCAGACCGGCCAGGTCATCGCTGAGAAAAGTCGGCGACTTGACCGGCTCGCCCTCGGGATCGCCGTTGAGTGAGAGCCAGCCACTGGACGCCTGCGCCATCGGGTCATAGCCCGCACGCTCGCTGTCGGGACCGAAGCTGCCGTATCCGCTGATCGATACGAACACGATATCGGGTTTGATCTTCACCAACTCGTCATAGCCCAGGCCCCACTTCTGCATCGTGCCGGGTCGAAAGTTCTCGACTACGAGATCGGCGGTGGCCACGAGTTTGCGAAACAACTCGACGCCGCGGGGTCTGCGCAGATCGAGCGAGAGGCTGCGTTTGTTGCGATTTCCCGTCGCGTGCATGAACGACTGCGGCGGATTGGTGCCCGGAAGAAACGGCGGAAGCCTGCGCGCAACCTCACCGCCGGGAAGTTCGACCTT
This region of bacterium genomic DNA includes:
- a CDS encoding PEP-CTERM sorting domain-containing protein, whose amino-acid sequence is MAYLRAALFALVIILLPATFLPATSLAGPFNDVPVPMSTPSFWANSYSNLVRGLINPTAPGAGLATAGSPSLALGPATGAPGDIVSLGNGGTITLGFNGSISDGPGADFAIFENGFEYQGDIFGELAFVEVSSDGLNFAMFGSISLNSGPLGDFDPVDVTNVHNLAGQFVAGFGSPFDLSDLSGDPLVLAGQLDLSDVRYVRLTDVVGDGSTIDSAGNPIYDPFPTVFSSSGFDLEAVGVINRVDLPEPSIWLLLATSALVGLTRRR
- a CDS encoding CoA transferase — translated: MTKDEFYANARTDLTGPLAGLRVVEATTTWAGPMCGCVFADLGADVIKVELPGGEVARRLPPFLPGTNPPQSFMHATGNRNKRSLSLDLRRPRGVELFRKLVATADLVVENFRPGTMQKWGLGYDELVKIKPDIVFVSISGYGSFGPDSERAGYDPMAQASSGWLSLNGDPEGEPVKSPTFLSDDLAGLHAAIASLAALRHRDREGEGQYIDVALQDALLFQSNGFPTLAAMGANLPRMGSQFTVAAPAGVYRCSDGYVMAGVLLDAHWKILAPLIDRPELADHPDYATTAARVDRREQLNAIMAAYFADREQDEIVENFLGHRLPVSAVRSYQEAVADAHVRERDMLQTVVLEEGTPAPIVGPAAKFSRTPTRVRSAAPALGAHGAEILEELGVGADELAELRDQGVI